In Zonotrichia albicollis isolate bZonAlb1 chromosome 3, bZonAlb1.hap1, whole genome shotgun sequence, a single window of DNA contains:
- the GPR6 gene encoding G-protein coupled receptor 6, protein MHTVQRAQLWNGLFPAVWSATRARFHPPEHGAPAGLSPHSQRCTDGTHRGGTGCGAGRRAAENRLPVCVCVCVPTSPSRCPLPRSRAGRAGRCRPHCLIAAPGPGCPCRAGPAPDVSAGRGAGAAGPAGNFCAFSTTDRAGAVPPPGMRAPPPHSHPSAAPAALAPPPHRRRPRTAPAAPAAMEAVAALNESGAAAPRLPAGGGNSSLELSSRPPAPAALNPWDVMLCVSGTAIACENALVVAIICYSPALRTPMFVLVGSLATADLLAGLGLILNFVFQYVIPSETVSLLTVGFLVASFAASVSSLLAITVDRYLSLYNALTYYSERTVLCIHTMLAGAWGVSLCLGLLPVLGWNCLHDRTSCSVVRPLTKSNVTLLSASFFLIFLIMLHLYIEICKIVCRHAHQIALQQHFLTASHYVTTKKGVSTLAIILGTFGASWLPFAIYCVVGDPDYPSVYTYATLLPATYNSMINPIIYAYRNQEIQRSMWVLFCGCFQAKVSFRSRSPSDV, encoded by the coding sequence ATGCACACAGTTCAGAGAGCGCAGCTTTGGAACGGGCTTTTCCCAGCTGTTTGGAGCGCTACTCGGGCACGCTTCCATCCGCCGGAGCACGGAGCTCCCGCTGGGCTGAGCCCTCACAGCCAGCGCTGCACGGACGGCACCCACCGCGGGGGAACCGGCTGCGGAGCGGGGAGAAGAGCAGCGGAGAACCGGctccctgtgtgtgtctgtgtgtgtgtgcccactTCTCCCTCCCGGTGCCCCCTGCCCCGGAGCCGGGCGGGCAGAGCGGGCCGGTGCCGTCCCCACTGCCTCatcgccgcccccggcccgggctgcccctgccgggccgggcccgccccTGACGtgagcgcggggcggggcgcgggggcggccgggccggcgggAAACTTCTGCGCCTTCAGCACCACAGACAGGGCGGGCGCGGTGCCGCCGCCCGGCATGCGCGCCCCGCCGCCCCACAGCCACCCCTCCGCCGCCCCGGCTGCCCTCGCCCCACCGCCGCACCGCCGCCgtccccgcacagccccggcCGCCCCGGCGGCCATGGAGGCGGTGGCAGCCCTGAACGAGAGCGGAGCGGCGGCCCCGCGGTTGCCGGCCGGCGGCGGCAACTCCTCACTGGAGCTCTCGTCGCGgccccccgcgcccgccgccctcAACCCCTGGGATGTGATGCTCTGCGTGTCCGGCACCGCCATCGCCTGCGAGAACGCCCTGGTGGTTGCCATCATCTGCTACTCGCCCGCCCTGCGCACCCCCATGTTCGTGCTGGTGGGCAGCCTGGCCACGGCTGACCTGCTGGCCGGCCTCGGCCTCATCCTCAACTTCGTTTTCCAGTACGTGATTCCCTCGGAGACGGTCAGCCTGCTGACGGTCGGCTTCCTCGTCGCCTCCTTCGCCGCCTCCGTGAGTAGCTTGCTGGCCATCACGGTCGATCGCTACCTCTCCCTCTACAATGCCCTCACCTACTACTCGGAGAGGACGGTGCTCTGCATCCACACCATGCTGGCCGGtgcctggggggtctccctgtgcctggggctgctgcccgtCCTGGGCTGGAACTGCCTCCACGACCGCACCTCCTGCAGCGTCGTCAGACCCTTGACCAAGAGTAACGTGACGCTGCTGTCTGCctctttctttctcattttcctcaTCATGCTCCATCTCTACATCGAGATCTGCAAGATCGTCTGCAGGCATGCCCACCAGATAgctctccagcagcactttCTGACTGCCTCGCACTATGTCACCACCAAAAAAGGAGTCTCTACCCTGGCTATCATCCTTGGGACTTTCGGAGCCAGCTGGCTGCCTTTTGCCATCTACTGTGTGGTGGGGGATCCTGACTACCCCTCTGTGTACACGTACGCCACGCTCCTGCCTGCTACCTACAACTCCATGATCAACCCCATCATTTATGCCTACAGAAACCAGGAAATCCAGAGGTCCATGTGGGTGCTCTTCTGTGGTTGCTTTCAGGCTAAAGTGTCCTTTCGCTCCCGGTCCCCCAGCGATGTCTGA